The Sesamum indicum cultivar Zhongzhi No. 13 linkage group LG1, S_indicum_v1.0, whole genome shotgun sequence genome includes a window with the following:
- the LOC110011850 gene encoding phosphopantothenoylcysteine decarboxylase subunit VHS3-like encodes MKFVWQLLLLFFITLLLVFYFSLSSNADFSSRCFVFSVFNVVFCAVLVGDDRKSAQDFDGISDFLGFGYEVDWEEKTMDEMSSDEDDDDFYDSDGYDSEIEWTDDDNDDDTDEDDDEELKEYDQNLEGRIEEFIAKVIKGWREELLMEKMNSNQEN; translated from the coding sequence ATGAAATTTGTCTGGCAACTCTTGTTGCTGTTTTTCATAACCCTACTCTTAGTTTTCTACTTTTCACTCTCATCGAATGCCGATTTTAGTAGTCGTTGTTTCGTATTTTCTGTCTTCAATGTTGTCTTCTGCGCAGTACTTGTTGGAGATGATAGAAAATCGGCTCAAGATTTTGATGGGATTTCGGACTTTTTAGGGTTTGGTTATGAAGTAGATTGGGAAGAGAAGACAATGGATGAGATGAGCAGTGACGAGGATGACGATGACTTTTATGATTCAGATGGTTATGATTCGGAAATAGAGTGGACCGATGATGATAATGACGATGATACTGATGAAGACGATGACGAAGAACTCAAAGAATACGACCAAAATTTGGAGGGCAGAATTGAAGAGTTTATAGCTAAGGTGATCAAAGGATGGAGAGAAGAATTACTGATGGAGAAAATGAACAGCAATCAAGAGAACTGA